The Aureispira anguillae genome contains a region encoding:
- a CDS encoding BatD family protein — protein MKAIKTSYLILFFCIGLFPSVSLGQVVFEAVCNASEVLVGNPFEVSFQLKNAKVKKLDPPSFNGLQAQGPSVGQSFSYVNGKSSTNESYSYYVVANKPGTYKIGAAKVITNTGQTLRSKPITVKVVEKKSTANSEIAEKVFLRTELSNTDAVVGEQITVDIRIYTQVGIEQTELIKEPSFENMFSHYLRSFADKPEIVVVDGEQYYTQILRRIVVFPSKPGTIVVEPAIVEVGIANNNGRSIFNPFRLISHTLKSLPVELNVKELGGAASGFSGAVGAYTMQAHIAKNNISSDEVVELTLQVRGKGDIKQVLVPNLGINKKYFDQFPPTVNEDIREGGGLLGGIKEFHYVLTPKAAGALTIQPKFVFFDPETKQFITIDTTLQVQVTQGKNQLPSKAERDAAKKEVFVVDEPKEDLMSFKAPLAEATFSPQRTSFFLGSVIFWILTFLPFLGLLGLFKWKEKQNNLNNLPIAEQRRNNASSEASIRLQSAKQALMQENSKDFFNEISKALLGFISDKYNIPTVELTKSNVRQKLIKQEMSVEKIDSLVSILQTCEMALFAGLTNTESMEKVYHESEALIQLMS, from the coding sequence TTGAAGGCAATTAAAACATCCTATTTAATTTTATTTTTTTGCATTGGACTATTTCCCTCTGTTAGCTTAGGTCAAGTAGTCTTTGAAGCTGTTTGTAATGCTAGTGAGGTCTTAGTTGGAAATCCTTTTGAGGTCTCTTTTCAACTAAAAAATGCAAAAGTAAAAAAATTGGATCCTCCTAGTTTTAATGGACTCCAAGCGCAGGGACCTAGCGTTGGACAATCCTTTTCTTATGTCAACGGCAAGAGTTCTACCAACGAATCTTATAGTTATTATGTTGTTGCCAATAAACCTGGAACCTATAAAATAGGAGCCGCAAAAGTAATTACCAATACAGGACAGACACTAAGAAGTAAACCCATTACGGTTAAGGTCGTTGAAAAAAAGAGTACCGCTAATTCAGAGATCGCAGAAAAAGTATTTTTACGGACAGAGTTGAGCAATACAGATGCGGTTGTTGGTGAACAAATAACCGTTGACATCCGAATCTATACCCAAGTGGGAATTGAGCAAACGGAATTAATCAAAGAGCCTTCTTTTGAGAATATGTTTTCGCATTACCTTAGAAGTTTTGCAGACAAACCAGAAATTGTAGTGGTAGATGGAGAACAATATTATACTCAAATTCTTCGCAGAATTGTTGTTTTTCCATCAAAACCAGGAACTATTGTTGTAGAGCCTGCTATTGTTGAGGTGGGTATTGCAAACAATAACGGCAGGAGCATCTTTAACCCCTTTCGTCTTATCTCACACACGCTCAAAAGCTTGCCCGTTGAACTAAATGTTAAAGAATTAGGTGGCGCTGCTTCTGGTTTTTCGGGAGCAGTAGGAGCTTATACCATGCAGGCACATATTGCTAAGAATAACATTAGCTCTGATGAGGTGGTAGAACTTACGTTGCAAGTGAGAGGAAAAGGAGACATTAAACAAGTGCTCGTTCCTAATTTAGGGATCAACAAGAAATATTTTGATCAATTCCCTCCTACGGTCAATGAAGACATTAGAGAAGGCGGAGGTCTTTTAGGGGGCATCAAAGAGTTTCACTATGTCTTAACCCCCAAAGCAGCTGGAGCCCTTACGATACAACCCAAATTTGTTTTTTTTGATCCAGAAACCAAGCAGTTTATTACGATAGATACCACCCTTCAGGTTCAAGTAACTCAAGGAAAAAATCAATTGCCCTCCAAGGCTGAACGAGATGCTGCCAAAAAAGAAGTATTTGTAGTAGATGAGCCAAAAGAGGACTTGATGTCATTTAAAGCACCACTTGCAGAGGCAACTTTTAGCCCCCAACGTACTTCTTTCTTTTTGGGTTCTGTCATTTTTTGGATTTTAACTTTTTTACCCTTTTTAGGACTATTAGGGCTATTTAAGTGGAAAGAAAAACAAAATAATCTCAATAATCTCCCTATTGCTGAACAAAGGCGTAACAATGCAAGTTCAGAGGCAAGCATACGGCTTCAAAGTGCCAAACAAGCATTAATGCAAGAAAATTCAAAAGACTTTTTTAATGAAATTTCAAAAGCATTACTTGGATTTATTAGCGATAAGTACAATATTCCAACGGTGGAATTAACAAAAAGTAATGTGCGCCAGAAATTGATCAAACAGGAAATGTCTGTTGAAAAAATTGACTCGCTAGTGTCTATTCTCCAAACTTGTGAAATGGCACTTTTTGCAGGCTTGACCAATACAGAATCTATGGAAAAAGTCTATCATGAAAGTGAGGCTTTAATCCAATTAATGAGCTAA
- a CDS encoding SH3 domain-containing protein, which translates to MFQLQMVPNNLFYLYSLLFFFVSQSVQAADSTAIIYANALQAQNNSQHQKAIELYEQILDTKQVSANLYNNLGLAYNNNKQLGMAIVQFERALKIAPNNSDAQHNLLAAQQRILENFKAQEPLFFIRWWNNTIHSLSSTSWALVFLTFIFLGAGSLGAWKMTQQQSLRTISIALLFFAIFPLIWGFQQKDSESNRYAAIIVKQQVGLRPTPALSSQEIELIFEGVKVVIIEEQESWVHIQLPNNLIGWVPAKMVERI; encoded by the coding sequence TTGTTTCAACTACAAATGGTACCCAATAACTTATTTTACCTTTATAGTTTATTATTTTTTTTCGTAAGTCAGTCTGTACAAGCAGCCGACTCTACGGCAATTATCTATGCCAATGCTTTACAGGCACAAAACAACAGCCAACATCAAAAGGCGATTGAATTGTACGAACAAATATTAGATACAAAGCAAGTTTCGGCTAATCTGTACAACAATTTAGGCTTGGCTTATAATAATAATAAGCAGCTTGGAATGGCCATTGTTCAATTTGAGCGAGCACTAAAGATAGCCCCTAATAACTCAGATGCACAACACAATTTATTGGCCGCTCAACAACGTATTTTAGAAAATTTTAAAGCTCAAGAACCGCTATTTTTTATTCGATGGTGGAACAATACGATTCACTCCCTAAGTTCAACAAGTTGGGCTCTTGTATTCCTAACGTTTATATTCTTGGGAGCAGGGAGTCTTGGAGCATGGAAAATGACACAACAGCAATCTTTGAGAACAATTAGCATAGCCTTACTGTTTTTTGCTATTTTTCCATTAATCTGGGGCTTCCAACAAAAAGATTCTGAAAGCAATCGCTATGCTGCGATCATTGTAAAACAACAAGTAGGATTACGACCAACTCCAGCCTTATCAAGTCAAGAAATAGAATTAATCTTTGAAGGGGTTAAGGTCGTAATTATCGAAGAACAAGAAAGTTGGGTTCATATCCAACTTCCCAATAATTTAATTGGCTGGGTTCCTGCCAAAATGGTAGAGCGCATTTAA
- a CDS encoding cold-shock protein — translation MNNGTVKFFNESKGYGFITPDDGGKDVFVHVNGLIDDIREGDKVNYETEEGRKGLNAVEVKLA, via the coding sequence ATGAACAACGGAACAGTTAAATTCTTCAATGAATCAAAAGGATACGGATTTATTACACCAGACGATGGAGGTAAAGATGTATTTGTACATGTAAATGGACTAATCGACGATATTCGTGAAGGCGATAAAGTAAATTACGAAACTGAAGAAGGTAGAAAAGGGCTAAATGCTGTAGAAGTAAAATTAGCTTAA
- a CDS encoding gamma-glutamyltransferase, with translation MSDGIIAAGHEQTAHAAALILKDGGNAFDAAIAAFFTSFISEPCMSSPGGGAFANILTATGQSVFLDCFCQTPQKKRPISEIDFGPMVVNFGSTTETFHVGMGSIAVPGIIAGIYYIHEHFATRPMSVLVQPALDIARNGVVMNNFQFFDIRVLKAIITKEAEARQIFYPKGEPLPVGSILRMPAMADYLEFLIKEGKREFYEGEFAKQLVLDSQNKGGFLTMGDMQNYTVNVTKPLSFSYRDRTILTNPLPSIGGTLLGLVLRKLEKQFQNNYQPFSPQHVQTLQQIIDEVFRIERTVTNLDKKWGSTSHFNIVDKKGNAINITMSNGEGCGYMVPGTNIMMNNMLGEAALLPNGFHSWTPNTRLSSMMSPTIVLDAQKNFEIATGTGGASRIPAAIAQVLHYLIDFKMDLHEAVHAARLHNEHLELNLEPDFVGKHRSQELLKVVNWEEPAMFFGGVHTIQRKGKKLYAAADNRREGFALEV, from the coding sequence ATGTCAGATGGAATAATTGCTGCAGGGCATGAACAAACCGCCCATGCTGCTGCCTTAATATTAAAAGATGGCGGCAACGCCTTTGATGCTGCAATTGCAGCTTTTTTCACTTCCTTTATTAGTGAACCATGTATGAGTTCTCCAGGAGGAGGAGCCTTTGCTAATATATTAACTGCAACAGGGCAATCTGTTTTTTTAGATTGTTTTTGCCAAACTCCTCAAAAGAAACGACCTATTTCGGAAATAGATTTTGGACCTATGGTTGTTAATTTTGGCTCTACGACCGAAACCTTTCATGTTGGAATGGGATCCATTGCTGTGCCTGGCATTATAGCAGGGATTTATTATATACATGAACATTTTGCAACTAGACCCATGTCCGTCTTGGTACAACCTGCCCTAGATATTGCACGAAATGGAGTTGTCATGAATAATTTTCAGTTCTTTGACATTCGGGTTTTAAAAGCAATCATTACCAAAGAAGCAGAAGCTCGCCAAATTTTTTACCCCAAGGGAGAACCCTTACCAGTTGGTAGCATTTTGCGTATGCCTGCAATGGCTGATTATTTAGAATTTTTGATAAAAGAGGGCAAAAGAGAATTTTATGAAGGGGAATTTGCCAAGCAATTAGTTCTTGATAGTCAAAACAAAGGCGGTTTCTTGACCATGGGCGATATGCAGAATTATACGGTTAATGTAACCAAGCCGCTCTCCTTCTCTTATAGAGATCGGACGATTTTAACCAATCCTCTTCCTAGTATTGGCGGGACACTTCTTGGTTTGGTATTACGCAAATTAGAAAAACAATTCCAGAACAACTACCAACCCTTTAGCCCTCAACACGTTCAAACACTCCAACAAATTATAGATGAGGTATTCCGTATTGAACGAACCGTAACGAATTTAGACAAAAAATGGGGCAGCACCTCTCATTTTAATATCGTAGACAAAAAAGGAAATGCCATTAATATTACCATGTCTAATGGTGAAGGTTGTGGCTATATGGTTCCTGGCACCAACATAATGATGAATAATATGCTTGGTGAGGCCGCACTGCTCCCCAACGGTTTTCATTCTTGGACACCCAATACTCGACTGTCTTCAATGATGTCACCTACTATCGTTTTGGATGCACAGAAAAATTTTGAAATTGCAACAGGAACAGGAGGAGCCAGTAGAATACCAGCAGCAATTGCACAGGTATTGCATTATTTAATTGATTTTAAAATGGATTTGCACGAGGCTGTTCATGCGGCTAGATTGCACAACGAACATTTAGAATTAAACCTAGAGCCTGACTTTGTTGGAAAACATCGCTCTCAAGAATTGCTTAAAGTAGTCAATTGGGAGGAACCAGCTATGTTTTTTGGAGGAGTACACACCATCCAACGCAAAGGAAAAAAGCTTTATGCGGCGGCAGATAATCGTAGAGAGGGCTTTGCCTTAGAAGTTTAA
- a CDS encoding PSP1 domain-containing protein yields the protein MGCSSCSSGADGTPQGCGNKGGCSSGSCNKLNSFDWLSHIELPDYGNYDLVEVSFKNGARKEIYKKPEFVHISTGDMVAVESTASGYDIGEVSLMGELVLLQLKKHRIKDNAVLPNILRIANERDLERLNNARESEREAMIRARVIVRDLGLEMKIGDVEYQGDKRKITFYYTADGRVDFRELIRVFAREYKVKIEMRQIGARQESARIGGIGSCGRELCCSTWLTNFKSVSTVAARYQNLAINQSKLSGQCGRLKCCLNYELNTYLEVLQEFPKNVNSIKTKKGNATLIKTDIFKRIMYFAYRTEFGISEIHQLSVEQVKELHEQNKKGVLPEDLKDVSRPNDFIEEKEEIGFVDGAGSLELKQLEKKKRSRNRNKNKNRNKQNQNQNGAQKPHKKTPKSSNRTKPTNKTGNQNKNTHSTKHKKPANNSKQKSKGLQNKTTNKSVSNKPQDSNKNNVKQSPVGNKNNASVNNSKAKSKNTSRNRNRNRNRRKNQSPKSNNNANNNKSSKKE from the coding sequence ATGGGATGTTCGAGCTGTTCGAGTGGTGCTGATGGTACACCTCAAGGTTGTGGAAACAAAGGGGGCTGTTCTTCGGGAAGTTGCAACAAATTAAATTCTTTTGATTGGTTATCTCATATTGAGTTGCCCGACTACGGAAATTACGACTTAGTCGAAGTCAGTTTTAAAAACGGCGCTAGAAAAGAAATTTATAAAAAACCCGAATTTGTCCATATCTCAACGGGAGACATGGTTGCTGTAGAAAGTACGGCTAGTGGTTACGATATAGGTGAAGTGTCTCTTATGGGGGAATTGGTTCTTTTGCAACTAAAAAAACACCGCATAAAAGACAATGCTGTCTTGCCCAATATCTTGCGAATAGCCAATGAACGAGATTTAGAACGTCTAAACAATGCCCGTGAATCTGAACGTGAAGCAATGATTCGTGCTCGTGTTATCGTTCGGGATTTAGGCTTAGAAATGAAAATTGGTGATGTTGAATATCAAGGCGACAAACGCAAGATTACCTTTTATTATACTGCGGATGGGCGAGTTGATTTTCGAGAATTAATTCGAGTATTTGCTAGAGAGTACAAAGTTAAGATCGAAATGCGCCAAATTGGTGCTCGTCAAGAGTCTGCTCGAATTGGGGGGATTGGTTCTTGTGGTCGTGAATTGTGCTGTTCTACTTGGTTGACAAATTTCAAATCTGTTTCAACGGTTGCTGCTCGTTATCAAAATTTAGCCATCAATCAATCTAAACTTTCGGGACAATGTGGACGGTTAAAATGCTGCCTCAATTATGAATTAAATACTTATCTAGAGGTTTTACAGGAGTTTCCCAAAAATGTGAATAGCATAAAAACAAAAAAGGGAAATGCAACGCTAATCAAAACAGATATTTTTAAACGTATCATGTATTTTGCTTATCGTACAGAATTTGGAATTTCAGAAATTCACCAACTTTCAGTTGAGCAAGTAAAAGAGCTTCATGAACAAAACAAAAAAGGTGTTTTACCAGAAGACCTTAAGGATGTCAGCCGACCCAATGATTTTATAGAAGAAAAAGAAGAGATTGGTTTTGTGGATGGTGCTGGAAGTCTAGAACTCAAACAACTAGAAAAGAAAAAGCGTAGCAGAAATCGCAACAAGAATAAAAATAGAAACAAACAAAACCAAAATCAAAACGGAGCTCAAAAACCACATAAAAAAACACCAAAGAGTTCCAATAGAACAAAGCCGACCAATAAAACAGGGAATCAGAACAAAAACACGCATTCAACCAAGCATAAAAAGCCTGCTAATAATTCTAAACAGAAATCTAAGGGCTTACAAAATAAAACAACCAATAAATCAGTTTCTAATAAGCCGCAAGATTCGAACAAAAACAATGTTAAGCAATCTCCTGTAGGCAACAAAAACAATGCTTCCGTTAATAACTCCAAGGCAAAAAGTAAAAATACCTCAAGGAATCGCAATAGGAATAGGAACAGAAGAAAAAATCAATCACCTAAGTCTAATAACAATGCCAATAATAACAAGTCATCTAAAAAGGAATAA
- a CDS encoding gliding motility lipoprotein GldH encodes MPIITSHLKRNKLILGWLQYSLWSFVLVLCFSLVSCNTIYDETVTIENSQWSDDTAIPFEFEIQDTSKYYDLFLEVNHSIDYPYQNIYCWVETFELGTSIRKDQCSLELANAKGKWLGACNAETCDRKIPFIINTKFNNVGKYKIILTQNTRNAILKDINGLRLLITEAT; translated from the coding sequence ATGCCAATAATAACAAGTCATCTAAAAAGGAATAAGCTCATATTGGGTTGGTTACAATATAGTCTATGGTCTTTTGTCTTGGTTTTATGTTTTTCTTTAGTGAGTTGCAATACTATTTATGATGAAACGGTAACGATAGAAAATAGTCAATGGTCAGATGATACTGCAATTCCTTTTGAATTCGAGATTCAAGATACTTCAAAATACTATGACCTTTTTCTAGAAGTTAATCACAGTATTGATTATCCCTACCAAAACATCTATTGTTGGGTAGAAACCTTTGAGTTAGGGACTTCGATTCGAAAAGACCAATGTTCTCTAGAATTAGCTAATGCTAAAGGGAAATGGCTCGGAGCTTGTAATGCTGAAACTTGCGATCGAAAAATTCCTTTTATTATTAATACAAAATTTAATAATGTAGGGAAATACAAAATCATACTGACCCAAAACACACGCAATGCGATCCTAAAAGATATCAATGGTCTTAGATTGTTAATTACAGAAGCTACCTAA
- a CDS encoding acyltransferase family protein: protein MRKKGLDLLRAIAVILVLFRHSNLDHSSLKDFGWLGVDLFFVLSGFLISGLLFKEYKAHNSINIKRFLIRRSFKIFPPFYFFLLTTLSLNYFYGIQHDWIKIVSELFYLQSYAPTIWIHTWSLAVEEHFYLSFSIIMCSLSRKKWVHKKKYFIGSLLFLILFSFLIRLEASYPHRYDAYFSFLKTHLRADGILMGVLLSYLYHFTNWTNHLRRNKSISLLISLLLISPGLYFKAGSFFMNTLGLTSVNLGFAGLVFLSLDIEQYLEHRIFKYLKLPIELFCFIGINSYSIYLWHMNSKKIIYTSFDYSPSVLLFLYLLLSIFLGILMSYLIEKTSLKLRDSLF from the coding sequence ATGAGGAAGAAAGGCTTAGACCTACTCAGAGCAATAGCAGTTATTTTAGTCTTGTTTCGGCATAGTAACTTAGACCATAGTAGTCTTAAAGATTTTGGTTGGTTAGGCGTAGATTTATTTTTTGTATTAAGTGGTTTCTTAATTTCAGGATTATTATTCAAGGAATACAAAGCGCACAACAGCATAAACATCAAGCGTTTTTTGATAAGAAGGTCTTTCAAAATATTTCCTCCTTTTTATTTTTTTCTATTGACGACCCTCAGCTTAAACTATTTTTATGGGATTCAGCACGATTGGATTAAAATTGTTTCAGAGCTTTTTTACTTGCAAAGTTATGCTCCTACGATTTGGATTCATACTTGGTCACTTGCTGTAGAAGAACATTTTTACTTGAGCTTTTCGATTATTATGTGTAGTCTCTCTAGAAAAAAATGGGTTCATAAAAAGAAGTACTTTATTGGCAGCTTATTGTTTCTTATTTTATTTAGCTTTTTGATACGATTAGAAGCCTCCTATCCACATCGGTACGATGCTTATTTTAGCTTTCTGAAAACGCATCTTCGAGCAGATGGAATACTAATGGGAGTCCTCTTGTCCTATTTGTATCACTTTACGAATTGGACAAACCATTTGCGTCGAAACAAATCAATAAGCTTATTGATAAGCCTATTATTAATCAGTCCAGGTTTATATTTTAAAGCTGGCAGCTTTTTTATGAACACCCTTGGTTTAACAAGCGTAAATCTAGGTTTTGCAGGGCTTGTTTTTCTTTCATTGGATATCGAACAATATTTAGAGCACAGAATATTTAAATATCTTAAGCTCCCCATCGAATTATTTTGCTTTATTGGCATCAATTCATATTCTATTTATCTGTGGCACATGAATTCAAAAAAAATAATTTATACATCCTTTGATTATAGCCCTAGTGTTTTGTTATTTTTATACCTTCTATTGTCCATCTTTTTAGGCATACTTATGTCTTATTTGATTGAAAAAACATCGCTAAAATTAAGAGATAGTTTGTTTTAA
- a CDS encoding M28 family peptidase — MKILPNLHLGFILIILLLNASCEPPKPNPDPIDPITSEISVPDFSGDSAYQFVQKQVDFGPRIPETPAHKACSEWLKSKLESYGWTVQFQDAEINGFDRKPMNIRNIIASYKPEHDEKVLLCAHWDTRRMADQDTVRKDEPILGADDGGSGVGVLLELARVVSENPLNAGVEIVFFDAEDQGESGSPRPAEQTWCLGAQYWSRNQHPMVVRPRFGILLDMVGRTGAQFPKEGVSLDRAGQIVNIVWNQALNLGLNGLFVKEKDDDLIDDHVYVNDIAGIPTIDIINRPVLRNQDGLVIMNQQENRPERHFGDHWHTHRDNMDIIDRHTLGAVGEVLLHVLYKEVAE, encoded by the coding sequence GTGAAAATATTACCTAACCTTCATCTTGGTTTTATTCTAATTATTCTATTACTCAACGCTAGTTGCGAACCACCTAAGCCAAACCCTGATCCAATTGACCCTATCACCTCAGAAATTAGTGTTCCTGATTTTAGTGGCGATAGTGCCTATCAATTTGTGCAAAAACAAGTAGATTTTGGTCCACGTATTCCAGAAACTCCAGCGCACAAAGCTTGTTCAGAATGGCTAAAAAGTAAATTAGAATCTTATGGTTGGACCGTTCAATTTCAAGATGCAGAGATTAATGGTTTTGATCGCAAACCAATGAACATAAGAAATATTATTGCCAGTTATAAACCAGAGCACGATGAAAAAGTCTTGCTTTGTGCTCATTGGGATACTCGACGAATGGCAGACCAAGATACGGTTCGTAAAGACGAACCTATACTCGGTGCTGATGATGGAGGAAGCGGTGTTGGAGTTCTTTTAGAATTGGCTCGTGTAGTTAGTGAAAATCCATTAAACGCAGGGGTAGAAATTGTTTTCTTTGATGCAGAAGATCAGGGCGAATCGGGATCACCTAGACCAGCAGAGCAAACTTGGTGCTTGGGAGCTCAATATTGGAGCAGAAACCAACACCCTATGGTTGTCCGTCCTCGTTTTGGAATCTTGTTAGATATGGTCGGTCGCACAGGTGCTCAATTCCCTAAAGAGGGTGTTTCGCTAGATAGAGCTGGGCAAATTGTTAATATTGTTTGGAATCAGGCCTTGAATTTGGGATTAAATGGGCTATTTGTAAAAGAAAAAGACGACGATCTAATTGATGACCATGTTTATGTAAACGACATTGCAGGAATTCCTACCATTGACATTATTAACCGTCCTGTTCTACGCAACCAAGATGGTCTTGTCATTATGAATCAGCAAGAGAATAGACCAGAAAGACATTTTGGCGACCACTGGCATACGCATCGTGATAACATGGATATTATTGATCGCCATACTCTAGGAGCCGTTGGTGAAGTATTACTCCATGTGCTTTATAAGGAAGTAGCAGAGTAA
- a CDS encoding hydroxymethylglutaryl-CoA reductase → MKIPSLILKQLYTFNSLENIDGGIKFTIKNRLSDASFTALKEVKIEGKNIPLASIQLHLGNGNVLDPTTVSSENPILFNLRETIDMVCAVPALENGKHKLEITFTAEPFGDLTLEVEDGVSQKDDSRVVIPRDKNDDYSESAIKGRQKFAEDYTGAKLDHVGKYSFDPHTLSGNCEHFTGVAQIPLGIAGPIKVNGEYAQGEFLVPMATTEGTLVASYNRGIKVMNLCGGVKCTVVRDAMQRAPVFVFEDARAARDFVDWTKEHFAKIAEEAEATSSVARLQYIDPYLSNKFAFLRFNYSTGDAAGQNMVGRATFAACSWILEAYTENPIKHFYLESNFATDKKASQVNIMRTRGKRVTAEIVLKRDVLIQHMRVEPEQLAYHSSVSNIGSILSGANNNGAHSANAITAIFIATGQDVANVSESSAAITHAEITKEGDLYLSITIPSLIIATYGGGTGLATQKECLAMLDCVGRDKVNKLAEIIAGVVLAGEISLGSAISSSDWVSSHEQYGRNR, encoded by the coding sequence ATGAAGATTCCAAGCTTAATTCTTAAACAGTTATACACCTTTAACAGCTTAGAAAACATTGATGGAGGCATCAAATTTACAATCAAAAATCGTTTGAGTGATGCTTCTTTTACGGCACTAAAAGAAGTAAAGATTGAAGGTAAAAATATTCCTCTTGCTTCAATTCAACTGCACCTAGGCAATGGAAATGTCTTGGATCCGACAACTGTCTCTAGTGAAAACCCTATTTTATTTAACTTGAGAGAAACCATTGACATGGTTTGTGCCGTTCCTGCCTTGGAAAATGGAAAACACAAGCTAGAAATCACTTTTACAGCAGAGCCTTTTGGCGATTTAACCTTAGAAGTAGAAGATGGTGTTTCTCAAAAGGACGATTCACGTGTGGTCATTCCTAGAGATAAAAACGATGATTACTCTGAAAGTGCCATTAAAGGGCGTCAAAAGTTTGCCGAAGATTATACTGGAGCAAAATTAGATCACGTTGGTAAATACTCTTTTGATCCGCATACGTTGTCTGGCAATTGTGAGCATTTTACAGGTGTGGCACAAATTCCATTGGGAATTGCAGGACCAATCAAGGTAAATGGTGAATATGCCCAAGGGGAATTTTTAGTTCCAATGGCCACCACAGAAGGAACACTAGTGGCTTCTTATAATCGTGGTATCAAGGTAATGAACTTGTGTGGGGGAGTAAAATGTACCGTTGTGCGTGATGCGATGCAACGAGCTCCTGTTTTTGTATTTGAAGATGCTCGTGCAGCTCGTGATTTTGTAGATTGGACCAAAGAGCATTTTGCTAAAATAGCAGAAGAAGCAGAGGCTACTTCTAGTGTTGCCCGTTTACAATACATTGATCCTTATTTGTCAAACAAGTTTGCGTTTTTAAGATTTAATTATTCAACAGGGGATGCTGCTGGGCAAAATATGGTTGGTAGAGCAACGTTTGCTGCTTGTAGCTGGATTCTAGAGGCTTATACCGAAAATCCAATTAAGCATTTTTATTTAGAATCTAATTTCGCAACCGACAAAAAAGCCTCGCAAGTCAATATCATGCGTACTCGTGGTAAGCGTGTTACTGCTGAGATTGTTCTAAAACGAGATGTATTGATCCAGCATATGCGTGTTGAACCAGAACAATTGGCTTACCATTCAAGTGTATCCAATATTGGTTCTATTTTATCTGGTGCCAATAACAATGGAGCACATTCTGCCAATGCCATTACTGCAATATTTATTGCAACTGGGCAAGATGTTGCCAATGTTTCAGAATCTTCTGCGGCCATCACACATGCTGAAATTACCAAAGAAGGGGATTTATACCTCTCTATTACGATTCCTTCTCTCATTATTGCTACCTATGGGGGAGGAACTGGTTTGGCGACACAAAAAGAATGTTTGGCTATGTTAGATTGCGTTGGGCGTGATAAGGTCAATAAATTGGCTGAAATTATTGCTGGGGTGGTCTTAGCTGGTGAAATTTCATTGGGTTCTGCCATTTCTTCTTCTGACTGGGTATCTAGCCACGAACAGTATGGGCGTAACCGTTAA
- a CDS encoding toxin-antitoxin system YwqK family antitoxin, translating into MKQLSIALIIIGLMNNLVAQKPSPIPETREVVLNKADTIQKIRIFIANPNIRINAHKYYAWYQKQVVLHTQGAWSGKLLQGKYEAFYPNHNLLEQGTYEQGCKIGAWKTWHLNGTLKQQQHWTNGLLHGAFERYDASGKLVEKGRYKKGKLHGKLSKFVDDKATTEKYRNGQLIIKPPKKEKKEKERKKKKETLNKETSSKKKKKPRKKQTKGKKTTSKPIQ; encoded by the coding sequence ATGAAACAACTAAGTATAGCTCTAATTATCATTGGTTTAATGAATAATCTAGTGGCACAAAAGCCATCTCCAATACCAGAAACAAGAGAAGTTGTATTAAATAAAGCAGACACCATACAAAAAATCCGTATTTTTATTGCCAATCCCAACATCCGAATTAATGCACATAAATACTATGCTTGGTATCAAAAACAAGTCGTATTGCATACACAAGGGGCTTGGTCTGGAAAATTACTACAGGGCAAATACGAAGCATTCTATCCCAACCACAATCTATTGGAACAAGGAACTTATGAGCAAGGGTGCAAAATTGGAGCTTGGAAAACTTGGCATCTCAATGGCACTCTAAAACAGCAACAACATTGGACCAATGGTTTACTGCATGGCGCTTTTGAACGTTATGATGCCAGTGGGAAATTAGTAGAAAAAGGCCGTTATAAAAAAGGAAAATTGCATGGAAAATTGTCCAAATTCGTAGACGATAAAGCAACTACTGAAAAATACAGAAACGGTCAATTGATTATTAAGCCACCGAAGAAGGAGAAAAAAGAAAAAGAGCGCAAGAAAAAAAAGGAGACTCTAAACAAAGAAACCTCCTCTAAGAAGAAGAAAAAGCCTCGTAAAAAGCAAACAAAAGGTAAAAAAACAACCTCTAAACCAATCCAATAA